One Nostoc punctiforme PCC 73102 DNA window includes the following coding sequences:
- a CDS encoding zinc-dependent metalloprotease encodes MKNRLTFYMILLHSLFLGITTANAKSPFVNGVDPDFSANHKAVRAVKAIVTANSQLTTETSSTKISALSLNNINISQKQRLPSGQVWVVNQNKHVQPQPFIWVVKDSKKAGQQPFLQVAKPAEKPKPAKTPAAKDDLEVFDEVVKDTQKSGGLFTLYRNKEKNKIYLEIKPEQLNKNYLATATLESGIGERGIYSGMPLQDFLFYFQRVDDKLNFVIRNVNFRTREGDPQVRSLARSFSDSVLYSISIKSIHPQRKTLLIDLGDLLLTDLGGLSANLGVPATTDQSYFGTAKAFPQNLEIESVLNFSGTSDRDSETPSFGSLADNRGYTLRVHYSLSQLPEKDYRPRLADDRIGYFITAYQDLSKDDQGDSFVRYINRWDLEKQDPKALISRPKKPIVFWIDNAVPLEYRDAMKEGILMWNKAFLKAGFKDAIEVRQMPDDATWDPADIRYNTIRWINTVDGYFAMGPSRVNPLTGEILDADILVDASFVRALKNEYRKIVQPSQTQSQTTLSALMQNRLLCANGLDGKNNAVPKQMPGQQELLNRLSKMAGEYDLCYGMEAANQFALGSLAMSLLPDTMATPDQVKEYINQYLRLIIAHEVGHTLGLRHNFRGSTLLAPEEMNNTEITKNKGLTTSVMDYIPPNIAPQGTKQGDYFPSMVGPYDEWAIKYGYIPIKTSTPIAEKPILEEIATQSYKPELSYSTDEDVYDLDPTADAWDNSGNVLLYSQWQLNNSRVMWERLDKRYPLAGDSYSDVSERFSTVLGNYFQQIYYTTKYIGGQSFYRIHPSEIPSGVGQHRLPFEAVPVKEQRQALETLQKYLFAEDALSFSPELLNKLAPSRWRHWGSSPQVGRLDFPIHDLVLLMQGSVLRDLLSGDRLSRLKDIELKTKPENALTLPELFDTLQSGIWTEVIKPKGKPMKIASLRRGLQRQYLDILTNMVLRKEYVPEDARTLAWYKLKQLDEKLKGVNSEDEYTKAHLLETRDRIEKVLNAPLQGN; translated from the coding sequence ATGAAGAACAGATTAACTTTTTATATGATTTTGTTACATAGTTTATTTTTAGGAATAACAACAGCTAACGCCAAGTCACCGTTTGTCAATGGAGTTGATCCAGATTTTTCAGCGAACCATAAGGCTGTGCGGGCTGTAAAAGCAATAGTTACAGCCAATAGTCAGTTAACGACAGAAACTTCTTCAACTAAAATCTCAGCATTATCGCTAAATAATATCAATATTTCTCAAAAACAGAGGCTACCATCAGGGCAAGTTTGGGTGGTTAATCAAAATAAACACGTACAGCCTCAACCGTTTATTTGGGTAGTAAAAGATTCTAAAAAAGCAGGACAGCAACCATTTTTGCAAGTTGCAAAACCCGCAGAAAAGCCTAAGCCTGCCAAAACACCAGCAGCAAAGGATGATTTAGAGGTTTTTGATGAAGTAGTGAAAGACACGCAAAAGTCAGGGGGACTGTTCACCCTTTATCGCAATAAAGAAAAGAATAAAATTTATCTAGAAATTAAGCCAGAGCAACTCAATAAAAATTACCTCGCTACAGCAACCCTAGAATCGGGCATTGGCGAACGGGGTATTTACAGTGGTATGCCTCTGCAAGATTTTTTGTTTTATTTCCAACGGGTAGATGATAAATTAAACTTTGTCATCCGCAATGTTAATTTTCGCACTCGTGAGGGAGATCCTCAAGTGCGATCGCTAGCTCGGTCTTTTAGTGATTCTGTACTCTACAGCATTTCTATAAAAAGCATTCATCCCCAACGCAAAACTCTTCTCATCGATTTAGGCGATTTATTACTGACAGATTTAGGCGGATTATCTGCAAATTTAGGAGTCCCAGCAACTACAGACCAGTCCTATTTTGGTACTGCTAAAGCTTTTCCTCAAAACTTAGAAATTGAGTCAGTTTTAAATTTCTCTGGTACCAGCGATCGTGACAGCGAAACACCAAGTTTTGGTTCGCTAGCTGATAACCGTGGCTATACCTTGCGCGTCCACTATAGTCTCTCCCAGCTACCTGAAAAAGATTATCGACCGCGCCTTGCTGACGATCGCATTGGCTATTTCATCACCGCTTACCAAGATTTATCCAAAGACGATCAGGGCGATTCTTTTGTCCGTTACATAAATCGCTGGGATTTAGAAAAACAAGACCCAAAAGCATTAATTTCTCGCCCCAAAAAACCGATTGTCTTCTGGATTGATAACGCTGTGCCCTTAGAGTACCGCGATGCGATGAAAGAAGGCATCCTAATGTGGAACAAAGCCTTTCTCAAAGCGGGATTCAAGGATGCAATTGAAGTCCGCCAGATGCCAGATGATGCAACATGGGACCCAGCAGATATTCGTTACAACACAATTCGCTGGATTAACACAGTCGATGGTTATTTTGCAATGGGGCCATCCCGCGTTAATCCCTTGACAGGTGAAATTTTAGATGCAGACATTCTCGTAGATGCCAGCTTTGTCCGGGCGCTTAAGAATGAGTATCGCAAAATTGTCCAACCCAGCCAAACCCAAAGCCAGACGACCTTATCAGCTTTGATGCAAAATCGTCTACTTTGCGCCAATGGTTTAGATGGCAAAAACAATGCTGTACCCAAGCAGATGCCAGGGCAACAAGAGTTGTTGAATCGTTTATCTAAAATGGCAGGCGAGTACGATTTATGCTATGGGATGGAAGCTGCTAACCAGTTTGCCCTTGGTTCCCTGGCGATGTCACTATTGCCAGATACCATGGCCACTCCAGATCAGGTGAAAGAATATATCAATCAATATTTACGTTTAATCATTGCTCACGAAGTTGGACATACTCTTGGTTTACGTCATAACTTTCGTGGTAGTACTCTGCTAGCACCAGAGGAAATGAATAATACGGAAATTACCAAAAATAAAGGTCTGACAACTTCCGTAATGGACTACATTCCCCCAAATATTGCCCCTCAAGGGACAAAACAGGGAGATTATTTTCCTAGTATGGTAGGGCCTTATGATGAATGGGCGATTAAATATGGCTACATCCCAATTAAGACATCAACTCCCATAGCAGAAAAGCCAATTTTGGAGGAAATTGCCACACAATCTTATAAACCAGAGTTGAGTTATTCTACAGATGAAGATGTCTATGACCTTGACCCAACTGCTGATGCTTGGGATAACAGTGGCAATGTGTTGCTTTATTCTCAGTGGCAGTTGAATAATTCGCGGGTGATGTGGGAGCGTCTCGATAAACGTTATCCATTAGCTGGTGATAGTTACAGCGATGTCAGCGAACGTTTTAGTACAGTATTGGGTAACTATTTTCAACAAATATATTACACCACTAAATACATCGGGGGACAGTCTTTTTATCGCATTCACCCTAGCGAAATCCCCTCCGGAGTTGGGCAGCACCGATTACCATTTGAAGCAGTACCAGTTAAAGAACAACGACAAGCTTTAGAAACCCTGCAAAAGTATTTGTTTGCAGAAGATGCTCTGAGCTTTTCACCAGAACTACTGAATAAATTAGCACCTTCCCGTTGGCGACATTGGGGTAGTTCTCCCCAAGTTGGTCGTTTGGATTTTCCGATTCATGACTTGGTGCTGCTCATGCAGGGTTCTGTATTGCGAGATTTACTCTCAGGCGATCGCCTCTCTCGCCTCAAGGATATTGAACTTAAAACTAAGCCAGAAAATGCATTGACTCTACCGGAACTATTTGACACTTTGCAATCAGGTATCTGGACAGAAGTAATCAAACCAAAAGGTAAGCCAATGAAGATTGCCAGTTTACGGCGAGGCTTGCAGCGCCAATACCTGGACATTTTGACTAATATGGTGTTGAGAAAAGAATATGTCCCAGAAGATGCTCGGACTCTAGCTTGGTATAAACTCAAACAACTAGATGAGAAACTCAAGGGGGTTAATTCTGAGGATGAATACACCAAAGCGCATTTATTAGAAACACGCGATCGCATCGAGAAAGTCTTGAATGCACCGTTGCAAGGGAATTAA
- a CDS encoding DNA N-6-adenine-methyltransferase yields MNHHFKIGSIASGMGMHLHGLKQIGGVPVWAIECDEAIAHCYHQNHKSEVYIKKVQDVAPSDLADIDLLITTLSCKNASIANANRGELPEDAAAGIATGDIIKALKPQYFMLENVWGYRKFESFKQIQAALDECGYYSRFYKFNCRNWGIAQSRDRLYLLASKDGTFADPVPPQISEVGWYEVIADLIDELPETTLAPWQLRKFPELAREANSCLIPDHSNWTNLIPQSAPCSTVREGHQTFKALIKRAGGGRDSDRLYQSDEPSFTIRAMGRKSDNHSRIADAIVGDRIVAVTPRACLRFFGDKETADNIWLPPTKSLANEVVGNGASWVMFKSLFEHLSQSVPTLLSIESNSLRDISTSLNTSGGEMVENFFQIGDRVELVCDVLFGDINLKAKNPNAKLAIAGECAEVCGVRGTRLALSVGGEPFDCPIRLVKKNLDVPTADTAMFTSEQGIGTQVENNSHSEPCPPPPKESDKWYTPPNIQDLLTQVLGAVDLDPCADDGKHIKAANHYTASDDGLAQEWYGRVFMNPPYSCPGKWMAKLQAEIEAGRVTEAIALVPAATDTNWLHPLLDTQPICFWKGRIKFLDTNYQPKLSARQSHCLLYWGTNAQKFKQVFDEVGTVKNISQSALLCETLRDGVSPSGRTGVESETAWNPADFGEVPRIADGDQLTIFYDTHEPPDPDNYPSIAAYEQAWQEWEKKLTRSNVKQGVHVVDQLGSLGIIKENLGFGFVVDWLGDAVAYNWERDSDRIDTFKIANQGRMKEEGGRSDEVESESSSLFPTLADSLPLRYLPSSCELPNQVFKNKEQNTVTTFQFSGTQAIASQIAQLQEQLNKLTASLEPYQECEQKAEELRQEVAQFGREMVDKGIPQNDILSWARSLYSAASGVELVESDSSVIAAQNEIISELKAGNHVLREQYSEVIRQRDLLIKQVEDNDNDMDVQLAEQQLIPEVEASNKELTEGVASFTEGDRVCVNAIHELEHLLERLGTVVGIKGNSIAVLFDATDNEGQHEIITDRSNLVLLLKATPDNHAHIKASNFIATIRTKAGANNINWQNISELCQGNHLILKELLLTTTTKIQKELIQKLPQLMADYIAETGDITDMQLVGDKFKSEVEALLEVKKSLVYQAGDWVKSTESGEIWQVRNFDGEWLSVKRDNKIGSLHKSEVELIQQEIAA; encoded by the coding sequence ATGAATCACCATTTTAAAATTGGCTCAATCGCCTCTGGTATGGGAATGCACCTGCATGGATTGAAGCAAATTGGTGGTGTCCCTGTGTGGGCAATCGAATGTGATGAGGCGATCGCCCACTGCTACCACCAAAATCACAAAAGCGAAGTCTACATCAAAAAAGTTCAAGACGTTGCCCCATCTGATTTGGCAGATATTGATTTGTTAATAACTACCCTCAGCTGTAAAAATGCATCCATTGCCAACGCTAACCGGGGCGAATTGCCAGAAGATGCAGCAGCCGGGATAGCCACCGGTGACATCATCAAAGCCTTAAAGCCCCAGTACTTCATGCTTGAGAACGTCTGGGGATACCGCAAATTCGAGTCTTTTAAACAAATTCAAGCGGCGCTGGATGAGTGTGGCTACTATTCCCGCTTTTACAAATTCAATTGCCGTAATTGGGGTATTGCTCAAAGCCGCGATCGCCTTTATCTTTTGGCAAGCAAGGATGGTACTTTCGCTGATCCTGTACCTCCACAAATCTCAGAGGTTGGGTGGTATGAGGTGATCGCTGACTTGATTGATGAGCTACCAGAAACAACACTTGCACCTTGGCAGTTGCGTAAGTTTCCAGAGTTAGCCCGTGAAGCTAATTCTTGTTTAATCCCAGACCACTCTAATTGGACAAATTTGATTCCTCAGTCTGCCCCTTGCTCAACAGTTAGAGAAGGACACCAAACCTTTAAAGCTTTAATCAAACGTGCCGGTGGGGGAAGAGATAGCGATCGCCTTTACCAAAGTGATGAACCATCTTTCACTATCCGAGCGATGGGTAGAAAGTCTGATAATCACTCTCGCATAGCCGACGCGATCGTGGGTGACAGAATTGTTGCGGTGACTCCTCGCGCTTGTCTGCGGTTTTTTGGCGATAAAGAAACAGCAGATAATATCTGGCTTCCTCCTACCAAGTCGCTAGCGAATGAGGTAGTAGGCAATGGCGCTAGTTGGGTGATGTTCAAAAGCCTATTTGAGCATTTATCCCAGTCTGTGCCGACGTTGCTTTCCATCGAATCAAACTCCTTGAGGGATATTTCGACTTCGCTCAATACAAGTGGTGGCGAAATGGTTGAGAACTTTTTTCAGATAGGCGATCGCGTTGAACTTGTATGCGATGTTTTATTTGGTGATATAAACCTCAAAGCTAAAAACCCCAATGCCAAACTAGCCATTGCTGGAGAGTGCGCCGAAGTATGCGGCGTTCGAGGTACAAGACTTGCTCTTAGTGTTGGCGGTGAGCCATTTGATTGTCCCATTAGGTTAGTGAAAAAAAATTTAGATGTTCCTACCGCCGATACCGCAATGTTTACGTCAGAGCAGGGTATAGGGACTCAGGTAGAGAATAATTCTCATTCTGAACCTTGCCCCCCTCCACCCAAAGAATCAGATAAGTGGTATACACCACCCAATATTCAGGATTTACTCACGCAGGTACTCGGCGCAGTTGACCTTGACCCTTGCGCCGATGACGGTAAACATATCAAAGCGGCAAACCATTACACCGCATCTGATGACGGACTTGCTCAGGAGTGGTACGGACGGGTGTTTATGAACCCTCCCTATTCATGCCCTGGCAAGTGGATGGCGAAATTGCAAGCAGAGATAGAGGCTGGAAGGGTAACGGAGGCGATCGCCCTGGTTCCGGCAGCGACAGATACCAATTGGTTGCACCCGCTCCTTGACACTCAACCCATCTGCTTTTGGAAAGGCCGCATCAAATTTTTAGATACGAACTATCAACCAAAACTCTCGGCTAGGCAATCACACTGCCTGCTGTATTGGGGTACTAATGCACAGAAATTCAAACAAGTTTTTGACGAAGTTGGAACTGTGAAAAATATAAGCCAGTCTGCTCTTCTCTGCGAGACGCTGCGCGATGGGGTTTCCCCAAGTGGAAGAACTGGCGTTGAATCTGAAACTGCTTGGAATCCTGCTGATTTTGGAGAAGTACCACGCATTGCTGATGGCGATCAACTAACGATTTTTTATGACACCCATGAGCCACCAGACCCCGACAATTACCCGTCTATCGCGGCGTATGAACAGGCATGGCAGGAATGGGAGAAAAAGCTGACTAGGAGCAACGTAAAACAGGGAGTTCACGTTGTTGACCAGCTTGGATCGTTGGGGATTATCAAAGAAAACTTGGGGTTTGGGTTTGTCGTTGATTGGTTGGGTGACGCTGTTGCTTACAACTGGGAGCGAGACAGCGATCGCATTGATACTTTTAAGATCGCAAATCAAGGAAGGATGAAGGAGGAAGGAGGAAGAAGTGATGAAGTTGAATCTGAATCATCATCCCTCTTCCCGACGCTCGCAGACTCGCTACCGCTACGCTATCTCCCCTCTTCCTGCGAACTTCCCAATCAAGTTTTTAAAAACAAGGAGCAAAATACTGTGACAACTTTCCAATTTTCTGGCACACAGGCGATCGCCTCTCAAATTGCCCAATTACAAGAGCAATTGAACAAACTCACCGCCTCTTTAGAGCCATACCAAGAGTGCGAACAAAAAGCTGAGGAATTGCGCCAAGAAGTGGCGCAATTTGGGCGGGAAATGGTAGATAAGGGAATTCCCCAGAATGACATTTTAAGTTGGGCGCGATCGCTTTATAGCGCGGCTAGTGGTGTGGAGTTAGTGGAGAGTGATAGTAGTGTAATTGCTGCTCAAAATGAAATTATTAGTGAATTGAAAGCCGGAAATCATGTATTGCGTGAGCAATATAGCGAAGTCATAAGACAAAGAGATTTACTAATAAAGCAGGTTGAAGACAATGATAATGATATGGATGTGCAACTAGCGGAACAACAATTAATACCAGAAGTGGAAGCTTCAAACAAAGAACTTACCGAAGGCGTAGCAAGCTTTACTGAAGGCGATCGCGTTTGTGTAAATGCTATACACGAATTAGAACACTTACTCGAAAGACTTGGTACAGTAGTTGGAATAAAAGGTAACTCTATTGCCGTACTTTTTGACGCAACAGATAATGAAGGTCAGCACGAAATAATTACCGATAGAAGTAATTTGGTGCTACTTTTGAAAGCTACTCCAGACAATCACGCACACATTAAAGCTTCTAACTTTATAGCTACTATTCGTACCAAAGCCGGAGCAAATAACATTAATTGGCAGAATATCAGCGAACTGTGCCAAGGCAATCATCTTATTTTAAAAGAATTGCTTTTAACGACCACTACAAAAATTCAAAAAGAACTGATTCAAAAGCTACCTCAACTGATGGCTGATTACATTGCTGAAACTGGTGACATTACAGATATGCAGCTTGTTGGCGATAAATTTAAGTCTGAAGTTGAGGCGTTGTTAGAAGTAAAAAAGTCTCTGGTGTATCAAGCTGGTGATTGGGTAAAAAGTACAGAATCGGGTGAAATCTGGCAAGTACGAAATTTTGACGGTGAGTGGTTGTCGGTGAAACGAGACAACAAGATTGGCTCACTGCATAAATCAGAAGTTGAGTTGATTCAACAAGAAATCGCTGCTTGA
- a CDS encoding DUF1995 family protein: protein MSELPNTLEDAIAQSRTAVQAALADGCTRIQVEFLFPELKFMPVAEQFLPLFTEYDSRLKIFFADAGAAALARRNWTDAPFQILDIGTGRTASLQTKIQPEDEIFLFIAPTSVEVPQVEKLCQEIGDRPVVFLNPRLEDSGTVGIGYAARQTRLRFTNTIESCYYLRPIDEQSALSRCYPGQWEVWLETDGEYQRIAELPTKPSGDDLDQILLKGQPQTTTDAAPARKPNVFRSLQRFLKALSS, encoded by the coding sequence ATGAGTGAACTTCCTAATACCCTTGAAGATGCGATCGCCCAATCTCGTACAGCCGTCCAAGCTGCCCTTGCAGATGGTTGTACTCGCATACAGGTTGAGTTCCTGTTTCCAGAACTCAAGTTTATGCCGGTGGCGGAACAATTTCTGCCACTGTTTACAGAATATGATTCCCGTTTGAAGATTTTCTTTGCTGACGCGGGTGCTGCGGCTTTAGCCCGTCGCAATTGGACAGATGCACCATTTCAAATTTTGGATATTGGTACGGGAAGGACTGCTTCCTTACAAACAAAAATTCAGCCAGAGGATGAAATTTTCTTATTCATTGCCCCCACTTCCGTAGAAGTACCGCAGGTGGAAAAGCTATGTCAAGAAATAGGCGATCGCCCTGTAGTCTTTTTAAATCCCCGTTTAGAAGATTCTGGAACTGTGGGCATTGGTTATGCAGCAAGGCAAACTCGTCTGCGTTTCACTAATACCATTGAATCCTGTTATTACCTGCGCCCCATAGACGAGCAAAGCGCCCTATCTCGCTGCTATCCCGGACAGTGGGAAGTTTGGCTGGAAACCGACGGCGAATATCAAAGAATTGCTGAATTACCCACAAAACCATCGGGTGATGATTTGGATCAGATCCTTTTAAAAGGACAACCGCAAACAACAACGGACGCTGCACCTGCGAGAAAGCCCAATGTATTTAGGAGTTTGCAACGGTTCTTAAAGGCGTTGAGTAGTTAG
- a CDS encoding cysteine desulfurase family protein, with translation MQIYLDYSATTPTRKEAIAVIQTVLTQQWGNPSSLHEWGQRAATVVEQARVQVASLINAANPESIVFTSGGTEANNLAIMGVARLYAVPQHLIISSVEHSAISETVKLLEMWGWEVTRLSVDIKGRVNPLDLKAALRHNTVLVSIIYGQSEVGTVQPIAELGKIVRCLRRAEPSHGTLFHTDAVQAAGRLPIDVQQLDVDLLSLSSHKIYGPQGAGALYVRPGVELMPLLSGGGQEMGLRSGTQAVPIIAGFGVAAELAAQELAIETPRLIELRDRAFAQLAEIPGLIPTGDGCDRLPHHVSMCLENADGKKLSGKALVRQLNLAGIGISAGAACHSGKLSPSPILLAMGYSEKAALGGIRITLGRDSTEADIDWTVMVLKQVLQRLTGESLKQQLLQIQVK, from the coding sequence ATGCAAATTTATCTAGATTACAGCGCTACTACTCCCACTCGAAAAGAAGCGATCGCAGTTATACAAACAGTCCTGACTCAACAGTGGGGCAATCCTTCCAGCTTACATGAGTGGGGACAACGGGCTGCAACGGTTGTTGAACAAGCCAGAGTTCAAGTTGCTAGTTTAATTAACGCTGCCAATCCTGAATCAATCGTTTTTACCTCTGGTGGCACTGAGGCAAATAATTTAGCGATCATGGGTGTGGCTCGGTTGTATGCTGTTCCTCAACATCTAATTATTTCCAGCGTCGAGCATTCCGCAATTTCGGAAACAGTAAAGTTGCTAGAAATGTGGGGTTGGGAAGTTACGCGCTTGTCTGTAGATATTAAAGGTAGAGTCAATCCCCTAGATTTAAAGGCTGCGTTGCGACATAACACAGTTTTAGTTTCCATAATTTATGGTCAAAGTGAAGTAGGGACAGTGCAACCGATCGCAGAACTGGGTAAGATTGTGCGATGCCTGCGGCGAGCGGAGCCATCGCATGGTACTTTGTTCCATACAGATGCGGTGCAAGCTGCGGGACGTTTACCCATAGATGTGCAACAACTAGACGTAGATTTACTTAGCCTTTCTAGTCATAAAATATATGGGCCGCAAGGTGCAGGGGCGTTGTATGTGCGTCCTGGTGTGGAATTGATGCCCTTACTGAGTGGTGGTGGGCAAGAAATGGGGCTGCGTTCTGGTACGCAAGCAGTACCGATAATTGCCGGATTTGGTGTAGCAGCAGAATTAGCAGCGCAAGAATTGGCTATAGAAACACCACGATTAATTGAGTTACGCGATCGCGCCTTTGCCCAATTAGCTGAGATTCCTGGTTTAATTCCTACAGGGGATGGCTGCGATCGTTTACCTCACCATGTCAGTATGTGCTTAGAAAACGCCGACGGGAAAAAACTTAGCGGTAAAGCCTTGGTACGACAGCTAAACCTTGCTGGCATCGGCATCAGTGCTGGTGCTGCCTGTCACAGTGGTAAACTTAGTCCTAGCCCAATATTGTTAGCAATGGGTTATTCCGAAAAAGCCGCCTTGGGTGGAATTCGCATCACATTGGGGCGTGATAGCACTGAAGCTGATATAGATTGGACGGTAATGGTATTGAAGCAAGTTTTGCAAAGGCTGACAGGCGAATCATTAAAGCAACAGCTCCTTCAAATTCAAGTAAAGTAA
- a CDS encoding DNA-methyltransferase, which produces MNSLGVPMIEENELLKNIGSVKDYLTSSNSTPLFLQADSYALLKLFPADCIDCVITSPPYWGQRAYINGGIGLEEKWEDYINNLLGIFCEVKRILKPSGSFWLNLGDTYQRKSLIGIPWRVALAMSDKQGWILRNSVIWNKVKGAPDNAKDKLRNVYEPVFHFVKTDRYFYDVDAIRSKPRQAKVVNGSVVSATGVSGVRYRRQIELSTALSDLERTNALKALGEILQEVRLGKLSDFRMIIRGQQRTTHSDSAKVSGRARELTERGFYFLKYHPNGSKPSDVWDILPEDTQKRKLHFAPYPEDICKLPILATCPQSGVVLDPFTGTGTTNLVAFQLGRSSIGIDISGEYITAAHERCGLLL; this is translated from the coding sequence ATGAATTCGCTAGGTGTTCCGATGATTGAGGAGAACGAGCTTCTGAAGAATATAGGTTCTGTTAAGGATTACCTCACTTCATCAAACAGCACACCACTGTTCTTACAGGCTGACAGTTATGCCCTACTAAAGTTATTTCCTGCTGATTGTATCGATTGTGTAATCACATCTCCCCCCTATTGGGGACAAAGGGCTTACATTAATGGAGGAATTGGTCTTGAGGAAAAGTGGGAAGACTATATCAATAACTTGCTTGGAATCTTCTGTGAAGTAAAGCGAATTCTTAAACCCAGTGGATCTTTTTGGTTAAATCTCGGAGATACATATCAGCGTAAATCTCTGATTGGTATACCCTGGCGAGTTGCACTAGCAATGAGCGATAAACAAGGTTGGATTCTTCGCAATAGCGTCATTTGGAATAAAGTAAAAGGCGCACCTGATAATGCAAAAGACAAACTCCGAAATGTGTATGAACCTGTTTTCCATTTTGTAAAGACAGACCGCTATTTTTACGATGTTGATGCAATTCGCTCGAAGCCAAGACAAGCCAAGGTTGTCAATGGTTCCGTAGTTTCTGCAACAGGCGTTTCTGGTGTACGCTATCGTCGGCAAATTGAATTATCTACAGCGCTTAGTGATTTAGAACGTACAAATGCTCTGAAGGCTCTTGGTGAAATATTACAGGAAGTGCGACTAGGTAAATTATCTGACTTTCGCATGATTATTCGTGGTCAGCAACGAACTACGCACTCCGATTCAGCAAAGGTTTCTGGACGAGCGCGTGAACTTACTGAACGCGGCTTCTATTTTCTCAAATATCACCCAAATGGTAGTAAACCTAGCGATGTCTGGGATATTTTGCCAGAAGATACTCAAAAACGGAAACTTCATTTTGCACCCTACCCTGAAGATATCTGTAAACTTCCGATTCTTGCTACCTGTCCACAATCTGGTGTTGTACTAGACCCATTTACAGGAACAGGTACAACAAATTTGGTTGCATTTCAACTGGGACGAAGCTCGATTGGAATTGATATTTCAGGCGAATACATTACTGCTGCTCATGAAAGGTGTGGACTACTGTTATGA
- a CDS encoding NotI family restriction endonuclease, translating to MTKVVELYGNPTNQSLIWSDIASSQNCPFLSRKCLKNRKSEPDLTIGSCTVSYGREARNIIICPFRLLERSQIFTDCIHLLTLHEPGNELRIVPEIAVPGGSIDYCLASVRSGKVIDFISIELQTLDTTGTVWPERQRFLQRHGVSVRDVDVASGKGFGMNWKMTAKTILMQLHHKIHTFEHLSKHLVLVVQDCLIDYMQREFSFEHIQDARLGNPMHFHSYELLTEASGYRIQLTKRWSTNANGIAQCLGLQTSPRVELEVMLRQIEEKLQQSSLLFVGQPLPVSTHEDVTDDS from the coding sequence ATGACTAAAGTTGTCGAATTGTACGGTAATCCTACAAACCAATCACTTATCTGGAGTGATATTGCCTCTAGTCAAAACTGTCCTTTCCTATCTCGCAAATGTCTTAAGAATAGGAAAAGTGAGCCTGATCTTACTATCGGCTCATGTACAGTTTCTTACGGTAGGGAAGCCCGGAATATTATTATCTGTCCGTTTCGACTTCTTGAACGTAGTCAAATCTTTACAGATTGTATTCATTTATTGACACTTCATGAGCCTGGTAACGAACTTCGGATTGTTCCTGAAATTGCAGTACCAGGAGGTAGTATAGATTACTGTCTTGCTTCTGTACGTTCAGGAAAAGTCATCGATTTTATTAGCATTGAACTGCAAACTCTTGATACTACTGGAACAGTCTGGCCAGAACGACAACGTTTTCTCCAGCGTCATGGTGTTTCAGTAAGAGATGTGGATGTCGCATCGGGGAAAGGTTTTGGTATGAACTGGAAAATGACTGCAAAGACAATCTTGATGCAACTCCATCACAAAATTCACACGTTTGAACATCTCAGCAAACATCTTGTTTTGGTAGTTCAAGATTGCCTTATTGATTACATGCAACGAGAATTTTCCTTTGAACATATTCAAGATGCTCGTCTTGGAAATCCTATGCATTTTCACTCCTACGAGTTGCTTACTGAAGCTTCAGGTTATCGTATTCAACTTACAAAGCGTTGGAGTACAAATGCAAATGGAATCGCACAGTGTCTTGGTTTACAAACCAGCCCAAGAGTGGAGCTAGAAGTAATGTTAAGGCAAATTGAGGAGAAGTTACAACAAAGCAGCTTATTGTTTGTTGGACAGCCATTACCCGTTTCTACACATGAAGATGTTACTGATGACAGCTAA
- a CDS encoding helix-turn-helix domain-containing protein, with the protein MAKTVYTYEGIEKLAEIIEKARGHLSKRAFAKKVGLSPPAIERILKGEVKEPELKTLEKLAPHLGYTRDELIAICASENAPQPVREYKFAEDVIPVVDQLPDREAARVAQHIIARLSQPKVSLNGVKGEGVSFHLELMSQVDLADLLRAIATRVEKE; encoded by the coding sequence ATGGCAAAAACTGTGTACACCTACGAGGGCATAGAAAAACTGGCAGAAATTATTGAGAAGGCAAGAGGGCATCTATCAAAAAGGGCTTTTGCTAAAAAAGTCGGTTTATCACCTCCAGCTATTGAGCGAATTTTAAAAGGTGAGGTGAAAGAGCCAGAACTTAAAACCCTTGAGAAGCTAGCGCCGCACTTAGGTTATACCAGAGATGAACTAATAGCCATTTGCGCCAGTGAGAATGCGCCGCAACCAGTGAGAGAGTACAAGTTTGCTGAAGACGTAATTCCAGTAGTGGATCAATTGCCAGATAGAGAAGCCGCAAGGGTGGCACAGCACATCATTGCCCGGTTATCCCAACCTAAAGTTTCCCTCAATGGTGTCAAAGGTGAAGGGGTATCCTTCCACCTTGAGTTGATGTCTCAGGTTGATTTGGCGGATTTACTAAGGGCGATCGCCACGCGGGTTGAAAAAGAATGA